The Mesomycoplasma ovipneumoniae genome includes a region encoding these proteins:
- a CDS encoding IS1634 family transposase yields the protein MKKQNLVLFNVWGNSKDKLYKYVGWTQGYGKAPKRWFSLGNVQNLEKINPNAIQIIKEKLKLFSNLDDMNKVKIALLDSIKNSTIIEGSVFVGGELIEKLIEKHNIFESLPKSRHKNMKEIFNYLISKRITDPGSIINAFDKKDDYSNQINTSKNSFYRLLDLVFESQNQLLNSVNKMVTSELGKRDNEFYFDSSTVYFETFERNGLRIPGYSKDAKFKEDQIVIGLACDKNGIPFHIKVFKGNTADSSTLIPFVLDVESKYNIKNMTIIADRGMSTAANIRFLESRNYNFIISYRAKVGTQKFKNYLLDPSDYVNVSADFKYKKEEFYSSYKNKRYTENIRRRIITYSTKRAIKDRKAREEQIQSFIKKQNKDGFIEVNKLFGKKPKYFKEISNMKFELDQSKIDKDKQFDGYYVYETNMLNLNVLDIVEKYQKQWNIEANFRSLKGLLNIRPVFLRIDEHILAHTLLCFISLVILKTIIFKINKHISDNKLFENNQLTEVGLVTMLQKLRQRVEFNTLDQQMIFKNRDGVPSDPNIWNRYDFYFNILINR from the coding sequence ATGAAAAAACAAAATTTGGTTTTATTTAATGTTTGAGGAAACTCGAAAGATAAACTATATAAATATGTTGGCTGAACACAAGGTTACGGTAAAGCTCCAAAACGGTGATTTAGTTTAGGAAATGTGCAAAATTTGGAAAAAATTAATCCAAATGCTATTCAAATTATCAAAGAAAAGTTGAAATTGTTTTCAAATTTAGATGACATGAATAAAGTCAAGATTGCTTTGCTTGATTCTATTAAAAATTCCACCATAATCGAAGGTTCGGTTTTTGTTGGTGGGGAATTAATTGAAAAACTTATTGAAAAGCACAATATTTTTGAATCACTTCCTAAAAGTAGACATAAAAATATGAAAGAAATTTTTAACTACTTAATTTCAAAACGGATCACTGATCCTGGCAGCATTATTAATGCTTTTGATAAAAAAGATGACTACTCAAATCAAATAAATACTTCCAAAAATAGCTTTTATAGACTCTTAGATCTTGTCTTTGAGTCACAAAATCAACTTTTAAATAGTGTCAACAAAATGGTAACAAGTGAACTTGGAAAAAGGGACAATGAATTTTATTTTGACTCATCAACAGTCTATTTTGAGACATTTGAAAGAAATGGATTAAGAATTCCTGGTTATTCTAAAGATGCTAAATTCAAAGAAGACCAAATTGTCATTGGCTTAGCGTGTGATAAAAATGGTATTCCTTTTCATATTAAAGTTTTTAAAGGAAATACAGCCGATTCTAGTACATTAATCCCTTTTGTATTAGATGTTGAATCCAAATATAATATCAAAAATATGACAATAATCGCTGATCGCGGCATGTCAACTGCTGCAAATATTCGATTTCTTGAATCAAGAAACTATAATTTCATTATTTCTTATCGTGCAAAGGTAGGAACTCAAAAATTTAAAAATTATTTACTAGATCCTAGCGATTATGTTAATGTAAGTGCGGATTTTAAGTATAAAAAAGAAGAATTTTATTCATCTTATAAGAATAAAAGATACACCGAAAATATTAGAAGAAGAATTATTACTTACAGTACAAAAAGAGCGATAAAAGACAGAAAAGCTCGCGAAGAGCAAATCCAAAGTTTTATCAAAAAACAAAATAAAGACGGTTTTATCGAGGTAAACAAATTGTTTGGTAAAAAACCTAAATATTTTAAGGAAATTTCAAACATGAAATTTGAATTAGATCAAAGTAAAATTGACAAAGACAAACAGTTTGATGGTTACTATGTTTATGAAACAAATATGCTAAATTTGAACGTCTTAGACATAGTTGAAAAATACCAAAAACAGTGGAATATTGAAGCTAATTTTAGAAGTCTAAAAGGTTTGTTGAATATTCGGCCCGTATTTTTAAGAATTGACGAGCATATCCTAGCTCATACACTTTTGTGTTTTATCTCGCTAGTTATTTTAAAAACTATAATCTTTAAAATCAACAAACATATCAGCGATAACAAGTTATTTGAAAACAATCAATTAACTGAGGTTGGTTTAGTAACGATGTTACAAAAATTGAGACAAAGGGTTGAATTTAACACTTTAGATCAGCAAATGATATTTAAAAATCGCGATGGTGTCCCTAGTGATCCGAATATTTGAAATAGGTACGATTTTTACTTTAATATCTTAATAAATAGGTAA
- a CDS encoding IS256 family transposase, which yields MKKQQKTLSPLQLEARRIASKYADYKKITKEDFHNEISHMFKTFAEELLNAELSLYLGYEKGDRSKNGANKSNKRNGFSAKTVNYENDNIRLKIPRDRNGTFENKFIGKYETNLGNIEEQVFSLFASGMSYENIVDTIKNIYKKEVSNAWISSITDKLLPEIEKWKSQKIDNSYPILYIDGMFFNVKENGVFVKKSLYLILAIDWRGNKKVLGFWIKNTESASNWLDVFSELKTRGLEDVLIISCDNLSGISQAIEAVFPQTDVQKCVVHQIRNSLLKVSYKHKKEFAQDMKSIYQAINQESAMKNLDEFAEKWGQKYPSIIKSWYTNFVELTTFFKYPYELRRAIYTTNTIESVNRLIRKNTKTKGGIQSVNYLSKITFLTLQDASIKWQRQVRDWDTIKKQLEIIFPNRLNNVKLD from the coding sequence ATGAAAAAACAGCAAAAAACATTATCCCCATTGCAGTTGGAAGCTAGAAGAATTGCTAGCAAATACGCTGATTATAAAAAAATAACAAAAGAAGATTTTCACAACGAAATTTCGCATATGTTTAAAACTTTTGCTGAGGAGCTCTTAAATGCGGAATTAAGCCTATATTTAGGCTATGAAAAAGGCGACCGAAGCAAAAACGGTGCGAATAAATCGAATAAGCGAAACGGGTTTTCGGCCAAAACTGTGAATTATGAAAATGATAATATTCGTCTAAAAATACCAAGAGATCGAAATGGCACTTTTGAGAACAAATTCATCGGTAAATACGAAACAAATTTAGGTAATATCGAAGAACAAGTGTTTTCGCTTTTTGCATCAGGGATGTCATATGAAAATATAGTTGACACAATAAAAAATATCTATAAAAAAGAAGTAAGTAACGCCTGAATTTCTTCAATTACTGACAAATTATTGCCTGAAATTGAAAAGTGAAAATCGCAAAAAATTGATAATTCCTATCCAATTTTGTACATTGATGGGATGTTTTTTAATGTCAAAGAAAACGGTGTTTTTGTCAAGAAATCACTTTATCTTATTCTTGCAATTGATTGGCGGGGGAATAAAAAAGTACTGGGATTTTGGATTAAAAATACCGAATCAGCAAGTAATTGACTTGATGTTTTTAGTGAACTAAAAACTCGTGGGCTGGAAGATGTTCTAATAATTTCTTGCGATAATCTAAGCGGAATTAGTCAGGCAATTGAAGCGGTTTTCCCGCAAACAGATGTTCAAAAATGTGTTGTTCACCAAATTAGAAACTCGCTTTTAAAAGTTTCCTACAAGCACAAAAAAGAGTTTGCCCAAGATATGAAAAGTATTTATCAAGCGATTAATCAAGAATCTGCAATGAAAAATCTTGATGAATTTGCGGAAAAATGAGGCCAAAAATATCCATCAATTATCAAGTCTTGGTATACAAACTTCGTTGAATTAACGACATTTTTTAAATATCCATATGAATTGAGGCGAGCAATTTATACTACAAATACAATTGAATCAGTAAATAGATTAATTAGGAAAAATACAAAAACAAAAGGCGGAATTCAGAGTGTAAATTACCTTTCAAAAATAACTTTTTTAACGCTCCAAGACGCATCTATAAAATGACAAAGGCAGGTAAGGGATTGAGATACAATTAAAAAACAATTAGAAATTATTTTCCCTAATCGATTAAATAATGTAAAATTAGATTAG
- a CDS encoding IS256 family transposase — MKKKQQQLSPLELEIKKIAKKYVDNKKLKKEDSHNKISIIFETFIQELPKAKLSQYLAYEKIKRNKNLYNTEEQVLYLFTSGMSYEDIANTIKDIYEKEISIDRISSITDILLPEMEEWKSEKIDNSYPIFYIDGMFFYVKENGVIVKKSLYFIIAIDWQGNKKLLGFWIQNSESASNWLDIFSELKTRGLEDVLIISCDNLSGISQAIEALFPQTDVQKYLIHQIRNSLLKVSNKDKKDFAYDMKKIYQVNWAINQQFAMQNLDEFSKIWGQKYPSIIKSWYDNFAELTTFFKYPNQLREAIYTTNSIESLNKLIRKNTKTNGEIQSVNYLTKIAYLTLRNESIRWLRLRNWDIIKKQLEIIFPNRLNNVKLN, encoded by the coding sequence ATGAAAAAAAAGCAACAACAATTATCCCCACTTGAGTTAGAAATTAAAAAAATTGCTAAAAAATACGTTGATAATAAAAAATTAAAAAAAGAAGATTCTCACAACAAAATCTCGATTATATTTGAAACTTTTATTCAAGAACTCCCAAAGGCGAAATTAAGCCAATATTTAGCCTATGAAAAAATCAAACGAAACAAAAATTTATACAATACCGAAGAGCAAGTACTTTACCTTTTTACATCAGGGATGTCATATGAAGATATTGCTAATACAATAAAAGATATCTATGAAAAGGAAATAAGTATTGACCGAATTTCTTCAATTACTGACATATTATTACCTGAAATGGAAGAGTGAAAATCGGAAAAAATTGACAATTCCTATCCAATTTTTTACATTGACGGAATGTTTTTTTATGTTAAAGAAAACGGTGTTATTGTCAAAAAATCACTTTATTTTATTATTGCAATTGATTGGCAGGGTAATAAAAAACTACTGGGATTTTGGATTCAAAATAGCGAATCAGCAAGTAATTGACTTGATATTTTTAGCGAACTAAAAACTCGCGGACTGGAAGATGTTCTAATAATTTCTTGTGATAATCTAAGCGGAATTAGTCAAGCAATTGAAGCACTTTTCCCGCAAACAGATGTTCAAAAATATCTTATTCACCAAATTAGAAACTCGCTTTTAAAAGTTTCTAACAAAGACAAAAAAGACTTTGCCTATGATATGAAAAAGATTTATCAAGTGAATTGAGCAATTAATCAACAATTTGCAATGCAAAATCTTGATGAATTTTCGAAAATATGAGGGCAAAAATATCCTTCAATTATAAAGTCTTGGTATGATAATTTCGCTGAATTAACGACATTTTTTAAATATCCAAATCAATTAAGGGAAGCAATTTATACGACAAATTCAATTGAATCATTGAATAAATTAATTAGGAAAAATACAAAAACAAATGGTGAAATTCAAAGTGTTAATTACCTTACAAAAATAGCTTATTTAACGCTCCGGAACGAATCAATAAGATGACTAAGATTAAGAAATTGAGACATAATTAAAAAACAATTAGAAATTATTTTTCCTAATCGATTAAATAATGTAAAATTAAATTAG